In the genome of Planctomycetota bacterium, one region contains:
- a CDS encoding inositol monophosphatase: protein MPSFDHDVALEFLVEMQLAVRDAIVASRGKQLAGVDKTTAADTIYAIDAVVEPAVLDVCREWAKRQPMVLIAEGIEREDGTEGPVKLGDGEPVIRVILDPIDGTRGIMHDKRAAWSLGGVAPDKGDGTRLRDIEVAAMTELPTSKMGQADVLTASTQLGLRGERHDLLNRGVVDLPIRPSTATTVEHGFASVASFFPGTMTLAAELTEALMATQLGPADVAKASVFVDQYISTGGQWYELIVGHDRFNADLRPAFYERLGAGAGLCCHPYDCASWLVAEMAGVILTDVAGKPLDGPMDLLTGINWVGYANKTLQSRLEPELQRWMGV, encoded by the coding sequence ATGCCGTCCTTCGATCATGACGTCGCGTTGGAGTTTCTCGTGGAGATGCAGTTGGCGGTCCGCGACGCGATCGTTGCATCGCGCGGGAAGCAGCTCGCCGGCGTCGACAAAACGACGGCGGCGGACACGATCTATGCGATCGATGCGGTGGTAGAGCCGGCGGTGCTAGACGTGTGCCGGGAGTGGGCGAAGCGGCAACCGATGGTGCTGATCGCCGAAGGGATCGAGCGGGAGGACGGGACCGAGGGGCCGGTGAAACTCGGCGATGGCGAGCCGGTGATTCGTGTGATCCTCGATCCGATCGACGGAACGCGCGGCATCATGCACGACAAGCGGGCCGCCTGGAGTTTGGGCGGTGTCGCACCGGACAAGGGCGACGGTACCCGCCTGCGCGACATCGAGGTCGCGGCCATGACCGAGCTACCCACGAGCAAGATGGGCCAGGCCGACGTGTTGACCGCCTCGACCCAGCTCGGGCTGCGCGGCGAGAGGCACGACCTGCTGAACAGAGGCGTTGTCGATCTACCGATCCGTCCTTCGACGGCAACCACGGTCGAGCACGGCTTCGCCAGCGTCGCCAGTTTTTTCCCCGGCACGATGACCCTCGCCGCGGAACTGACCGAAGCACTCATGGCCACCCAGCTCGGCCCCGCCGATGTCGCCAAGGCGTCGGTCTTCGTCGACCAGTACATTTCGACCGGCGGACAGTGGTACGAGTTGATCGTCGGCCATGACCGGTTCAACGCCGACCTTCGTCCCGCCTTCTACGAGCGACTCGGAGCGGGAGCGGGGCTTTGTTGCCACCCGTACGACTGTGCGTCGTGGTTAGTGGCCGAAATGGCGGGGGTGATCCTGACCGATGTCGCCGGCAAGCCGTTGGACGGGCCGATGGATTTGTTGACCGGAATCAACTGGGTCGGCTACGCCAACAAAACGCTGCAGTCCCGACTCGAACCGGAACTGCAGCGTTGGATGGGTGTTTGA